Part of the Lolium rigidum isolate FL_2022 chromosome 6, APGP_CSIRO_Lrig_0.1, whole genome shotgun sequence genome, gcttgcgccgtcgaatttgatctccggtaccgaCCGCGAGGCGCGTtaagggccaagcgttagccgatctcatcgccgaacggatcagcaccaatatagcagaCACTATCCATTcgcgcatgggctatgttcttcgatggatcggtttgtgacggtggatgcggcatcggcattctactcgtatcACCTCGGGGgcggaatactccttctccatcgagttatctaccccttgcactaatAACGTAgcgaatatgaggcaatacgtaaaggaATGGAATTGTTATTGGAAGCTGGAGCCGAAGCCGTAGAGCTCTTCGGGGACTCAAAGTTGgtaattaaccagctcacggaggaatatagttgcgaaagtgaatcgccgttcccatattgggtggaatgccgtgagttgatgacacggtttcagtacattaacttcaattggatcccgaggtcccgaataccgatgccaacaatctcgcacaaatggcgtcgagctacatagatatagccgacggagcgAGAGTTCGGATACAATTCCCGGAACgtaatgattggagagccgagatcttcgattatttgaaagattcggctcgggggcacctaaacgggtgagatacggagccatgaagtatgtccttataggagacgaaatgttctacaggacattagaagggttgttactcaagtgcctaggaccgatcgagtcaaatcggctcttacatgaggtgcatgaaggcgctcgtggaacacatcggtcggctcataagatgaagtggttgatcgggcgatcggggttttattggcccactatgcttgaagattgcttcgctTATTACAGGAGTGCCAAGCATGtcggatgtttggaaaaattcagatggtgccggcgtcggcgatgaaccccatcatcaaaccttggccgttccggggtggggcatggatatgatcggcaaaatccatccggcatcaggtaaaaaacatgaatggattttggttatcacagattacttcaccaagtgggtggaggccgtccctatgaaaaaagtaacatcagaggacgtgatcaagtttgtgaaagaacacgtcattcataggtttgggatccccccactatcacgaccgatggaggttcggtcttcacttctaaagaattcGGGAAGTTCCGTGATGATgtcgggattaagctgatccgatcatcccctactatgctcaagctaacggacaggccgaggcgtccaatcaaagcccgatcaagccgatcaagaggaaaattgacgagaaccctcgggattggcacgagaagctatcgaagcgttatgggcctaccgcatgtcgtgtcatggagctataaagacctcgccgtactcGGCTTGTatatggacaggaggccgtattgccccgggaaattacggctggatcaagacgcgtcacgtttcggaatgatccgaCAGTCGAAGAATATGcggctttgatgagcgacactattgaggacgcaacggaactcaggctttggtcgttggagaagattaaggaaaacaaagccgtggtggctcgtgcttacaacaaaaaggttagaccaaaggagttccaagttggtgatcttgtgtgggaagtcgtgttgccattgggaaccgagggataaggcatatggcaaatggtctcctaattggcacggcccgtacaaagtggtccaggccttgaagggtaatgcgtacatgctcggaggaattgagcggcgaaaagttccccgtggccgttaatggtcaacacctcaagaaatatttcccaagcatgtgggatgatggacgagTAAGATGTGGGGCCGATTCCGGAATCGGCGcagaaaaagaaaatatataCATCGTAGCCGATGCACaagcatcgacttgagaaaacatatggAGATTAACAGCTTGCAAGTACAgatcgatgcacgggcatcgacttcgaaAACAGAGCCGGTACGCCGATATCGACTTTAGCAAAATAAGTTTATACGCAGCTTGGCCTCGGACGAcaagatgagccgatattttGCCATCGGCTCCCGCACGACAACTCCATTCGGCAATCGACAAGTGGGCGAAATTAGttgagggattttcttcattgatgaggggattccttacaaagaaagagccgattgcttgggaaggaagaacaaaagaagggtctattgaccaatctactattgctaggcctatattagtagatcttaatctacgggccgtcgcttccttcgtcgtcgtcctcggaactctcatcggcactatcgccgatgggttcctcgtcgtCGCTTCCgtaaccctctacgggagcttcgtcttcgtcttcatcgtcgctgctgtcgtcgtcccaccacatacgGAGACGCTTCGCTGGCGGATAACCCTCGAgtgagtcgtcgtcatcgtcgtcttcttcttcctcttcttcagaggtggggcagccgtcccaggggaactggtcgtcctcgctctccgactccagttccccgacggcgagAAACTGAAGATCTCCGTCCCCACTGGTtagggactggtcgtcctcggaccagacagaagaggcatggtcttccaggtcccatgcttctggggcgcggatatccggtggcgtctcgcgggaggaggaagacccgtaggaaagctcggaggaagagtcgtggaagaccgacgagggaagaagaggaggaagacatggccgtgggagtttgggggttttttgggtgccgatggccgaaCAGAGCAGtgatggtgaaatggcgaaccgctcggagcggttaaataaagaggGCCACGGTGAGAAAATTCAATACCACAGTAGTTTTCGAGGAGGCGtactcaaagacaacggtcaaattgtgcggagcaatTGTTCGCTCTCGCCATGACACGACttgacgaaaaatgctgcaatggttctcgctccgccatgacatgacccgacgaaagaaaaacgtaatgattttggaaatattatttccaaaaccaggagggcatgtgttatcaccggaatttgaccaagtcggaggtgggccgcgatcgaagatgggtgtgaagaaatatatagaagaagtatgtggatcggccttttataccaagttgggcttaattgcccgtgtatctgtaatatattagatcgtattttagttaagagatagaatcttggtcgtgcacggtttagtgcacgccctcattagaaagtcccctggactataaatatgtacctagggtttatggaataaacaacaactcacgttcaaccccaaaaacaaaccaatctcggcgcatcgccaactccttcgtctcgagggtttctatcgagtaagcgacatgtcgcctagatcgcatcttgcgatctaggcaagcacaagccccacgttgttcatgcgttgctcgtaccgaagcgcttttgatggcgagcaacgtagttatcattagatgtgttagggttagcattgttcttcgtttaagcatgcttacgtagtgcaacccttgcatatctagccgtcctcacgcctatctcagagtgtggggcggcaccccgcttgatcattatttagtagatctgatctattacgattgctccttgttctacaaggattagtttaatatccgcaatagtttggccttacaaagggtgaggatcccgtggcacgtagggtggcgttcgcaagtcctaaacgggatgttcctaggatcaacttcatgttggttttttggcctcgtttaggatcggcttacgagcaccgtgcgtggccatccggcccaacctcggagtaggatgatccgattatgtggtgaaaaccctaaatcgtcgtagatctcattagcttcatcttgatcaagcgagaccaccaagtattcgtacaccccgtacggatcatgggtggatcggctctttgagccgattcacaggataacccgagagccgatcgaggctcgtatttaacgtttacatgtatgcctcgcagaaactaagcgaggcaatctcatcaccttcccgaccaggtataggtcggtggcacgcccttgcacttcgcaacgccgcgtgtgaccagaagagcattgcgggccgtcgctcggaggggtctcagccagccgcagctctaggctccccccggctctacagtgttgacaaggccgctgcccgccggtgggttttggcagtcaacactaaCATTGTGTCCATCAACTCCCAAGCAAATCCAGTTATCGCCGCTTCCCCCTGCACACTTCATCATATAACCATACTATCTATCACGACTAAATACCGTCCTATCCACCACCTCCCCTTCCAACAACCTCAATGTAAGCTCTTTTCTCAAGATCCCTAAAGTATGCTAAGCACGAGTTCCCACAGTTTCATGGCAAAGAAGACCCATTTTCATGGCTGAAGCAAAGCACAAGCAAATTTTTTGGGACCAGCGAGACAATTGAGACAAACAAGTTGTGGCACGTCTTGTTCTATCTCAGCAACAAAAGGCATGTACATAGTGAATTTCGTAGATTACAGAtcttaaatttatttgaagtgcATAAATCATACTCCCTCCTTGCCAAAATGTAGTGCGTATAAGAAATTTAAAAAGTCAAACaaggtaaagtttgaccaagtatatATTCTATATATTGAATTTAGAATAAAACATCAACATCTAGAATACCAAATTGGTACCATTAGATTCATCATAatggttgtgctgcggccccagcaTGCTTGTTGTATCGatcggttgctatattaatatagcggggcgaaagcctatttcgaggaggattcATCATaatgtatattttcatatggtatataTTTTTTATTATAGATATGGATAATTTTCTCAATAAGCATGGTCAAACATTAGCTCGCTTGACTTATGCAAAAAAATTATAAGCACTACATTGTGGCAGGGAGGGAGTACATCTTAGTGAGTGGGTGTATCCCGTGCTGAAAGTTCCCATGCATTTTAGTGAGTCCCCCACATAAATAACTTACCTTTACCAGATTAACATATAAGTCTTTGCAAAGAACAAGCAGCTCTTGGTCCACACTGGAAGTTGTACTGGACCTCAAAGGGCGCATTACGTCTTGGACTGCACATTGGAGATCATTGTCTAGACGCCGAGTTAGACATGGAAGTAGATCGTCTACAATCAAAAGCCGAAGCCTCCCATCATTTGTAGAAACTGCAAGCCGAATCAGACAACGGCAAAACTGAAGAGCCTTCCTTGCTGCTTCATCATCCACAAAGTATCCAAAGAGGCCCATCCTCAACTTTCCAAAGCAATCATGACGCAGAAGAAACCTGTTAAGAATTTACTACCTTTAACATGCCTCTTTTCATATTCTATTTGTGACTTCAATAAATAGTCATAGAATTGCAGAGGTAACATTGCCTAATATTGTACCTGAAGAGAGAAGATGGTGACACAGAGTTCAAATCTTGTGAAGAAACGGTATCCTTGTTGCAGATAGGTTTAACATCTTCATGTAGACGTACACTAGTCTGTTCCATAAGTGCTAAGGCTTCAAGCAAACCCGACAGTTTTCGAGTAAACTCTAGCAATAGCATATATCCCAAACTTTTTATTTCTTCATCTTCTCCAACAAGATTACCATAGTTGAACAGGCTGTCAGCTTGGTTTTCATACAGATGATAAAACCAAGCAGCATGAAGCCTATGCTCACACTGCAATAGTATGGGCTCTAAGAAGTTGACTGTCCACTCCTCCCAGAGTTCACTGGGGCAATGCTTGACCAGAGGAACAGCTACAAGATGGATAAGCTTCCCTAAATGCCTGAATTCCATACACTCCAGCGCTTCCATGAAGGCATTACTAACAGATAGACTATCCAATAACTTAGAGAATGCCTCCTCAACGGTTGTACATTGACCTATAAAATTGTACCTAtagcatgatataaactgttattTGGGGGAAGAACATACGCAGTAAACAACATGGTTATCATAATAAACATCAATGTAGAATTTAAGTTCATGCCACTCGAGAAAAATATCATTGCATATATTTGACTTTCATAGTTTCGAAGTACTCCAGTGTCAGTCGATTAAGAAAGTACAAAAACAGAAACGGTATATCTGAACCGCTAAAGGAATGTACTTACACTCTCTGCCGAGTGCCCTCTAGCAGTGCTCTTGTCTCATTCTCACGGAATGATTCATCGCTGTCAATGGTATACAGTCCATCAGAAATTTCAAGCAAACAGCCAAGCTCATTACAGCTCAAGCTTTTAGCCATATCAACTTCTTGAGGCAACCAGCCAATACCAATTTCCACGCTCCAAAGTGCATGTATACAACGGAGCAGCTGGAAACAAATAGAATGTAAACACACAGATATGTGTAACCTAAAACCTGTTTTGTACCAACGAATGGTTTGAGGATGACTGAGAGCTTAAAGGGCCAATTACCCGTAAGAATAGAGGAATGATTGATTGCAGAAGGGCTACGGGGAAAACATCACAAGCACCATACTCATTTTTTACGCTCCCCGTAAGCTTTTCTTCACAGAATTTGACAATATGATAAGACATCTTTAAAAATTGACCATCAGAAAATAGATTGCTCAATCCAGACACAGTATCCACATATTTATCATTCCACTCCCTCTGGGTCCATATTCTATTGAGAGAATTAAGTAGACATGGAAGCATGATTGCATATTGCTGAATCCTGTAAGATATTTAGAAGTTAATCAGTTGTATTTTAACAGTACCTACTCTGCTCTTCAATAAGTGATAGTTTTTACTTGCCATGGTTTGCAAGGTACAAATTAACCCGTAATCTGTACTAATAACATGATCGTAAATTCATAAATAAATTTATAGAATCCTTCTAGCAATAGTCGTGCTAGGTCTCAACTACGAAATTTGATATTTAATGCGATGAACAGCAACTTGTATTCCCATGAGGCCAAGTACATATACATACAAATGTTGTACATATGCACAAACCCGCTTATACAGCAGTCATATGACACAGTTAATGTGTGGGAACTATGCACATCTAAAGCATTTGATATACTGCTCCTGGCCTACCCTACATCTCTCTTGCCAAACCAAGTAATTGTGTTCATATAGAAGTTcattttgaaaagaaaaaaaaaggaatgtGGGCTTCTAAATGTAATTCATTTATGGAGAAGTGGGTATTAGATAAAGTTGGATGCAAGGCAGCTCAATTTAATGGAAGAAAATTATACCCTGGACAAGATGTTACAATAACAAATGCCTCACACAATAAATTATGCTCTGTAAGGAGAAGGCATCCCACTCCCTGATTTAGAGATATTGTTTCATCGACTCCCTGTACCATCAACAAAGTACTGTCaagaacagaaaaaaaaaagtatatgATAGTGAGAGCACATCTTGAAAGACAAAACGTGCACCACTTGGTAAAAGCAATTATCACACATTTAAATGTCTGAACAAAGCAAGACATATCATAAGAGGACATACAAAAAACTTAATGCAAAGACAATAATACCATAGCTTTCACGCTCCAATCACTGCTCTGGGTTTTTTTATCTGACATGATGCCGCTGCTATCATTACTCCCATCAGATTTTTCCGGGCTGCTCCCATCTGATTTACTCAGGATGCTACCATCTATTTCACCAGGGCTGCAGCTATTTCTGTTTCCAGTACTGGCAAAACCATTGCTGCCATTGCTTCTCCCGTCAGATTCTAGACTAAGAACCAGCCTCTTTGGTGTGTCGCTGTAGTCTGGCAGTGTGCCCGAAGAGATAGGAATAGGGTGATCTACAGGGAAAGGAAGGGAGTGGAGGTGGGCATCTTGTGGGAAACTACATGATGACTTTATTTGTTGAAGGGTTTGGTCAATGGTTAGGTCGATTATTTCATCTTCTGAAACCCAAATCAGTTGTCCTAAATTTTTCAAGGGCATTGAGGGAGATACTGTTTCACCAGAGTGAAAGCTAGGGTCAAGTGCAAGAGATAAGTCCACTCTTTCATCTCCAGAGACAAGAGGCCTCTTTCCCGAATCTAAAGAAATTGATTGACAAGATGATCCTGGGGTGGAGCTAGCAGAGACTCCGTCTGCTTCACCTGTTTCCTGACTTCTCAAATTATTCCTCGCAGCTAATACAAGTAGACTGGTATTATGCTTATGTTTTGCTTTTTCTATTTTGGGCACTGTTTCCTCTGAAATGGCTTCTGCGCTGTCCACAGCTGAATCAGTATTGAGTTTAACCAGCTGTAACTTCAGCTTTAGAAGATCAGTACTGCTAATTTTTTCACTCCTGTGTTTCAGGAGATGCTGCAAATTTAAAATGCAAATAAACAAAACAATTAGGAGTCTCAACCATCTCAGAGTAAGTACATGAAGCACTATGATGAAGCAACGCATTAAGAAGGACCTTAAGCATCTTAGACCCATGATCCTGAACCTTGCGCAAATCCTCACTGGCCAGCAGAAGTGAAACCCTTACAAAGGATTCCACGTATTCTTCCTCTTCTGTTCTTACCTATTTCACATTGATGAGACATCACTAATGCATTATTTGATGATAGAAGAAAAAGACGACAAGTTTTGAAGGAAGCATATTGATAATGACTTGTGGACATAATTGGAAGTGTGCTTCAAATTGATGAATTTTCAGAACACAGTTTACTTTTGTAATCATGCTTGTGAGAACAGGATGCTACACTACCCTGAAAAAGTGCACACAAGGATCCATAGATCCCATGTCAAATTACAAAGGTCCAAAGGTAGCAAATTAGAGCCTAGGAAAGTTAAATTCAACCAAATCCGCTTTATTTCTTTCAAGACAAATCCAGCATGCTGAAGATCTAAGAGTAATAATTTTCTCAGAAGTACAACCTCTTCGTTACATCATGTATTCGTGCAATGTTGCTCAAATTAGCATGTTTAAAGTTCCAATTGCAATGTTATGAATGGCTTAAAGTTTCTTTATTTGCTCCATCCTGTCATGCCACGAAAAATTGGGTTCAAAATTCCAATTTCAGATTAATGATGATCTTTTCGTGTGACACTAGAAGCTTGTAGCTACACATCGGATCAAAACCTAGCACAGCTATGGATGCTTGAAATCCAATTCATGCTGCATCAGAATAAAGTTGGGCACGAGTTTGGAACCCTAGGCAAAGCACGTGACGAGGCTGCGGCCCGTAGATTCGTTTAAGCAGTAATTATACTCGGGCGTCATCGAGCAAGGCACGTACCAGTCCCAAATTTGGAGGGTCCGAATCGCCGAAACCATCCGTCGACGCCTCCGTGGGGCGGCAGGAAGCGTCCATGGAGGGGAAGCTTCTGCGAACAGAAAAGATTGGGTGAAGTCGTCAGTGGAGTCAAGAATTGCAATCCGAAAAAGAGAAAGAGGATGAGCCAACCTTGGCTGCTCCGGAGGCGGGGAGGCTTCTCGGAGACACGCCCCGCAAGGTGGAGGGCGCCGGGACTGCGCAGACTGAGGAGATCCTCTAGGGTCACCGATTTTTTTCTGTGCTAAGTTCAGTGAAAGTGTCAATCATATCACTAAAGGCGATGCTCATCCTCTAAAATCATCATGTAGTTATGCAGAGAATCATACATGCAGTAAGATTAAGGAAACCGTAGCATCTACCTTACCAAGTGTGGTCTGCCAGTGCAGTTCCATGGCTGTCATTACCAATGTTTCTTCTAATAATGGTGTTCTCAAGAATGCTGAAGCTAGGTTTGTTCAGTTGGGCATGTTAGCAATGTAAATGAGACGGAAAAGGGACAGCGTGGTAGGGTGAAGTGGGCACTCCAGGGAGATGCCAACACGGCATATTTCCACGCTGTGGCAAATGGCAGACGCCGCAAGTGTAACATCACTGCTCTCAGGAACGAATCGGGGCCGATTTCTGAACCAAGACAAATCCAAGAGCACGTCTACAACTTTTATAGAGAGCTTCTCGGCACCTCTGTGCACAGGTTGTGCGGGCTGGCCCCCAATATCTGGGAGGGAGTTAGGCGCGTCACTGAGGAGGAGAACATTGGTatcctcatcaccttttctgaagaaGAGCTTGAGGCAGTTGTAAAAGATATGAAATCCGACACGGATCCTGGTCCTGACGGCTTTCCCGTCCTTTTCTTCAAGAAGTTCTGGAACTTGGTTAAACACGGGGTCCTCCACATTTTGAATGACTTTGTGCTGGGGCGCATTGACATTGCCAGACTCAATTTTGGAGTCCTGTCCCTTATCCCTAAAGTCCCGGGCGCCGACCTTATCACCCAGTTTCGCCCGATAGCTCTCATCAACGTTATCTTCAAAATCATCTCCAGAGCTTATGCTACGCGGTTAGACCCTATTGCTAACCGAGTGATTAGTCCCTACCAAACAGCGTTCATCAAAGGAAGGAACATTTTAGAAGGTCCGTTGGCCTTAATTGAGGTCATCCATGAGCTACGATCCAAGAAGCTAGGGGGAATCCTCCTGAAACTTGACTTTGAGAAAGCATAGGACCGCGTGAATTGGGACTTTCTCGCCGAGGTGCTCAGATGCAAAGGCTTCAATGAGGCATACATCCACCGCATTCTTCAGCTAGTCTCTGGGGGGCATACCGCAATCTCCATTAATGGGGAGATTGGCCCGTTCTTCCGGAACAAACGTGGAGTTCGTCAAGGGGACCCCCTATCTCCACTGCTGTTCAACTTCATTGGGGAAGCTTTGTCTGGCTTGCTCACGGCTGCGATGGAGGCAGGGCACATACATGGGGTAGTGCCACACTTAATCCCAGGGGGACTTTCCCACCTCCAATACGCAGATGACACGCTTATTCTGATCCAGAATGAAGAGCAAAGCATCATTAACCTCAAATTCCTTCTCATGTGCTTTGAGGATATGTCCGGTCTCAAGATTAATTTCCACAAGAGCGAAGTAATAGTGTTGGATGCCCAAGCAGAGGAACAAGCTAGCATTGCAAACAAGTTCAACTGCAAGCAGGGTGCCTTCCCTTTTATGTACCTTGGCCTCCCTATCTCTGACAGGAAACTCTCCCTGGAACAATGGTTGTTCCTGGTGCGCCGCTTAGCCGCTAAATTAGATCCTTGGATGGGAAGGCTGCTGTCCTCGGGTGGACGCCTCGTCCTAACCAATTCCTGTTTGGATAATTTGCCTTTGTTCGCCATGGGCCTCTTCTTGCTTCATGACGGCATTCATGCGAAGTTTGACTCAATCAGATCAAAATTCTTCTGGGAAGGAGCAGGCCCCAAACGTAAGTATCACATGGTTAACTGGCCGACGGTGTGCATGCCTAAACCTTTGGGGGGGTTTAGACCTGCTAAATACTAAAAAGATGAATATGGCCCTGCTCCTGAAATGGGTCTGGAAACTTTATCAACAAGACgactctatttgggcaaacctcaTCAGGGCGAAATATGTTGACGCTGATAATATCTTCACTGGTGAGGGTCAAGGGGGCTCGCAATTCTGGAAAGCTCTGCACAAGATCAAGCACCTATTTAAAGCAGGGGCCAAACATGA contains:
- the LOC124661368 gene encoding uncharacterized protein LOC124661368: MTAMELHWQTTLGKKKIGDPRGSPQSAQSRRPPPCGACLREASPPPEQPRSFPSMDASCRPTEASTDGFGDSDPPNLGLVRTEEEEYVESFVRVSLLLASEDLRKVQDHGSKMLKHLLKHRSEKISSTDLLKLKLQLVKLNTDSAVDSAEAISEETVPKIEKAKHKHNTSLLVLAARNNLRSQETGEADGVSASSTPGSSCQSISLDSGKRPLVSGDERVDLSLALDPSFHSGETVSPSMPLKNLGQLIWVSEDEIIDLTIDQTLQQIKSSCSFPQDAHLHSLPFPVDHPIPISSGTLPDYSDTPKRLVLSLESDGRSNGSNGFASTGNRNSCSPGEIDGSILSKSDGSSPEKSDGSNDSSGIMSDKKTQSSDWSVKAMGVDETISLNQGVGCLLLTEHNLLCEAFVIVTSCPGIQQYAIMLPCLLNSLNRIWTQREWNDKYVDTVSGLSNLFSDGQFLKMSYHIVKFCEEKLTGSVKNEYGACDVFPVALLQSIIPLFLRLLRCIHALWSVEIGIGWLPQEVDMAKSLSCNELGCLLEISDGLYTIDSDESFRENETRALLEGTRQRVYNFIGQCTTVEEAFSKLLDSLSVSNAFMEALECMEFRHLGKLIHLVAVPLVKHCPSELWEEWTVNFLEPILLQCEHRLHAAWFYHLYENQADSLFNYGNLVGEDEEIKSLGYMLLLEFTRKLSGLLEALALMEQTSVRLHEDVKPICNKDTVSSQDLNSVSPSSLFRFLLRHDCFGKLRMGLFGYFVDDEAARKALQFCRCLIRLAVSTNDGRLRLLIVDDLLPCLTRRLDNDLQCAVQDVMRPLRSSTTSSVDQELLVLCKDLYVNLVKDSDGKDKDSDSDENNFESWLTKEKGNLRVKACSAAKELPDGSDWNWEFEDEFQRYLPAYMEMLQQVDSIDACEVYDHLEEEALLQKLGTNFRSKYGINSREHPYMLTISSLWQRQCYSMSGILYQRKKIKCISELLKLKPHIKVFNCSSATISRLQEKIEINFEDPECAMLPSLDLLDDLLSLWEPVYHPLIRESHMDILLRKVDQYIKATEREHCQQVVPATLDFEVHLQPYADAFLRISLKRTCAAYNVFVSCRVGLCRIALTQGVTVPLLAHRAWIGM